A single Phragmites australis chromosome 4, lpPhrAust1.1, whole genome shotgun sequence DNA region contains:
- the LOC133915447 gene encoding binding partner of ACD11 1-like, which translates to MEEGGKRVVRTVRVRNISDLATEREVREFFSFSGEIEKVDIRFDGVATGRTAYVTFKDPNALEIALLLSGATIVDQVVNITPAEDYIYIPVTEQHLVVNEVTSASSAPTADLEHSTEANASPTGHVYAIKAHDVITSVIARSSMMRQDAVNKAKAFDEKHQLRANASARISSFDKRVRLSEKINNGVSVVNEKVKYVDQRLNVSDKTMAALLAAERKLNDTGAAVKTNRYVSAGTSWLNGAFSKVAKAGHVAGSRTREKFQVAVSNLTAKGPAVVA; encoded by the exons ATGGAG GAGGGGGGCAAGAGGGTGGTGAGGACGGTGAGGGTGCGGAACATCTCAGATCTTGCGACGGAGCGGGAGGTGCGCGAGTTCTTCTCATTCTCCGGCGAAATCGAGAAAGTCGACATCAGATT TGACGGTGTGGCGACGGGGAGGACGGCCTACGTCACGTTCAAAGATCCCAATGCCCTTGAGATTGCGCTTCTGCTGTCG GGAGCAACAATTGTGGATCAAGTTGTGAACATAACCCCTGCTGAAGATTACATCTACATTCCTGTTACCGAACAG CATCTTGTGGTCAATGAGGTGACTAGTGCAAGTTCAGCTCCTACTGCAGATTTGGAGCACTCCACAGAG GCCAATGCCAGTCCCACTGGCCATGTCTATGCCATCAAGGCCCATGATGTCATTACAAGTGTGATTGCAAGGAGTTCAATGATGAGACAAGATGCTGTGAACAAGGCTAAAGCATTTGACGAGAAACATCAATTGAGGGCTAATGCATCAGCGAGGATCAGTTCCTTTGATAAGCGTGTTCGCCTTTCGGAGAAGATAAACAATGGGGTATCAGTTGTAAATGAAAAGGTGAAATATGTGGACCAAAGGTTAAATGTTTCTGACAAAACAATGGCTGCTTTGCTGGCTGCAGAGCGCAAGCTAAATGATACAGGCGCTGCTGTGAAAACCAACAG GTATGTGTCTGCTGGAACAAGCTGGCTGAATGGTGCTTTTAGCAAGGTTGCCAAGGCTGGCCATGTAGCTGGCTCTAGAACCAGAGAAAAGTTCCAAGTAGCTGTGTCAAATCTAACAGCGAAA GGCCCTGCTGTTGTTGCTTGA